Proteins from a genomic interval of Macadamia integrifolia cultivar HAES 741 unplaced genomic scaffold, SCU_Mint_v3 scaffold69, whole genome shotgun sequence:
- the LOC122069686 gene encoding transcription factor 25, whose translation MSVRLLRKVLEEQEEHRKLADHDQEINDHESNFPLSPSPRNPFDLLDDQGDELDAAGETSEGDVDDQEPPAVKNSTKELPLPNNKSKKKKKKKEKQKRMEEDKISNENKDVNSIDVILESLSIDTNSSNQQTGFIKAEVENTKVHNNIVKQCKSSVLLVDPKFLRAENELRRIFGSKVVNSFENSHNSGSSRQMRGGRRGSHNPRKTILVSPSVHWPRWDGSLSMELLESKNGVHYFRYLHLTSYGQAQRAFEAAKAIHDLNGIASILVYHPYHIESLLTIAEVLKFSGEHQSAADSIGKCLYALECGWHPLFSPLQGNCQLKHSHDTNKPLFSALFAHMQNMDRRGCHRSALEVCKLLLSLDSDDPMGAMFCIDYFALRAQEYAWLEMFSEEYSSDNSLWLFPNFSYSLAICRFYLERESSSEHADIETEKATSTDLMKQALMLHPLVLKKLVAKAPLKDPAWTKILKHAFFGSAVAGSPSLDHLINIYVERNYIMWRFPDLQKLLRDAALLVIEMLDHNGSDAKDWACVRKEAFSSEINEYSYLLVSDFSDSVPTMPPEDLQHLMIDPRIAQNVQNGHHIANPEEAARAPREVMNRNPVLVFLESMLPWVDYGVANENNELDGHDEWNED comes from the exons GGAGATGAGCTGGATGCTGCTGGTGAAACTTCAGAAGGAGATGTTGATGACCAAGAACCCCCTGCTGTGAAGAACTCTACTAAAGAGCTTCCTTTACCTAAtaacaaatcaaagaagaagaagaagaagaaggagaagcagaAAAGGATGGAAGAGGATAAAATTtctaatgaaaataaagatgtAAATTCTATTGATGTTATTTTAGAATCTCTGTCAATTGATACAAATTCATCAAATCAGCAGACCGGCTTCATAAAAGCTGAAGTAGAGAACACGAAAGTTCACAACAACATTGTCAAGCAATGCAAATCCTCGGTACTCTTGGTGGATCCCAAATTTTTAAGGGCTGAAAATGAGTTGCGCAGAATATTTGGTTCAAAAGTTGTGAATTCATTTGAGAATAGCCATAACAGTGGTAGTTCAAGGCAGATGAGGGGAGGAAGACGTGGAAGCCACAATCCTCGAAAAACAATTCTTGTTTCTCCGTCAGTTCATTGGCCTCGCTGGGATGGATCTTTGTCCATGGAACTTTTAGAGAGTAAGAATGGAGTCCACTATTTTCG ATATTTGCACTTGACTTCCTATGGCCAAGCACAAAGAGCATTTGAAGCTGCCAAAGCAATTCATGATCTCAATGGTATAGCAAGCATTTTAGTGTACCACCCTTATCACATAGAGTCACTCCTAACCATTGCTGAGGTGCTAAAGTTTTCTGGAGAACATCAATCAGCAGCAGATTCTATTGGGAAGTGTTTATATGCACTGGAATGTGGTTGGCATCCTCTATTCAGCCCTTTACAGGGTAATTGCCAGTTGAAACACAGCCATGACACAAATAAGCCATTATTCTCAGCGCTGTTTGCTCACATGCAAAACATGGACAGGCGTGGGTGTCATCGGTCAGCCCTTGAAGTTTGTAAGCTATTGCTTTCACTGGATTCTGATGACCCGATGGGGGCCATGTTCTGCATTGATTACTTTGCTCTGAGAGCACAAGAGTACGCATGGTTGGAAATGTTTTCTGAGGAGTACAGTAGTGATAACTCTTTATGGTTGTTTCCAAACTTCTCCTATTCCCTAGCCATTTGCCGGTTTTATCTTGAACGTGAATCTTCCTCAGAACATgctgacatagaaactgaaaaggCTACTTCCACAGATCTTATGAAGCAGGCTTTGATGCTTCATCCCTTAGTCCTTAAGAAGTTAGTGGCGAAGGCACCTTTGAAGGATCCTGCCTGGACAAAGATACTTAAACATGCCTTTTTTGGATCGGCTGTGGCAGGAAGTCCATCCTTAGATCACCTGATTAATATATATGTAGAGAGGAATTACATTATGTGGAGATTTCCAGATCTCCAGAAGTTATTGCGGGATGCTGCTCTGCTGGTGATAGAAATGTTGGACCACAATGGGAGTGATGCTAAGGATTGGGCTTGTGTAAGGAAAGAGGCTTTTTCATCAGAGATCAATGA GTATTCCTATTTATTGGTTTCAGATTTCTCTGACTCGGTGCCAACAATGCCACCTGAAGACTTGCAGCATTTGATGATTGATCCAAGGATAGCACAGAATGTGCAGAATGGTCACCACATTGCCAATCCTGAGGAAGCTGCCCGGGCTCCACGTGAGGTTATGAATCGAAATCCTGTGCTGGTGTTCTTGGAGTCTATGCTACCGTGGGTTGATTATGGGGTAGCCAATGAGAATAATGAGCTTGACGGTCATGATGAATGGAATGAAGATTGA